A window of Salvelinus alpinus chromosome 31, SLU_Salpinus.1, whole genome shotgun sequence contains these coding sequences:
- the cskmt gene encoding citrate synthase-lysine N-methyltransferase CSKMT, mitochondrial isoform X1, which yields MQYLHACVNCVCLFLCMSVHVLNLGCLSFIQRKTVKCFHCYTAYLFTLLTHAQLPSTAHTAGSLLLSAVREGGFQGEIQIMALILNILSPRRLGKLITNTRVRHHSSLTTELINNMDKKATWDRFYTEKSKATNFKNFEWFFGFDAIRDFILPMLHSQTNSDALHVLDMGCGTSALGPCIYRYSPWPVQVTCADISAIAVRLMQEHTETKALQPQNTSSKLDFLELDCSRLHKHFGSESLDLILDKGTIDALLRSREGGAKASQVLKQCLKVLRDSGSLFQFSDEDPDARMLWLEKEGREPGVMVADVGVQEVGELRGVTYYCYQVTARPVAQ from the exons ATGCAGTATTTACATGCTTGCGTGAATTGTGTCTGTCTGTTCTTGTGTATGTCTGTACATGTCTTGAATTTGGGTTGCTTATCTTTCATACAAAGGAAAACCGTGAAATGCTTCCACTGTTATACCGCATACTTGTTTACATTGTTGACGCATGCTCAGTTGCCCTCCACTGCGCACACAGCAGGTAGCTTGCTGCTCTCAGCAGTGCGTGAGGGAGGATTTCAAGGAGAGATACAAATCATGGCGCTGATTTTAAATATCCTGTCGCCAAGGAGGTTAGGGAAGTTAATTACAAACACACGTGTAAGGCACCACTCCAGTCTAACAA CTGAACTTATCAACAACATGGACAAGAAAGCAACATGGGACCGGTTCTACACAGAAAAAAGCAAGGCAACCAACTTCAAGAATTTTGAGTGGTTCTTTGGTTTCGATGCAATCCGGGACTTCATCTTGCCCATGCTGCATTCACAGACCAACTCTGATGCCCTACATGTTCTGGACATGGGCTGTGGTACCTCTGCCCTAGGACCCTGCATATACAGATACTCTCCCTGGCCAGTGCAGGTGACCTGCGCTGACATCTCTGCTATTGCTGTGCGCCTTATGCAGGAACACACAGAAACCAAAGCCCTGCAACCTCAGAACACTTCCTCTAAGCTGGACTTCTTAGAACTGGACTGCTCTCGTCTCCACAAACACTTTGGTTCTGAGAGCCTAGACCTCATTCTAGACAAGGGCACCATAGATGCCTTGCTAAGGTCGAGGGAAGGTGGAGCAAAGGCCAGCCAGGTGCTTAAGCAGTGCCTAAAGGTGTTGAGGGACTCTGGGTCTCTCTTTCAGTTCTCGGATGAGGACCCTGATGCCAGGATGTTGTGGCTGGAGAAAGAGGGCCGGGagccaggggtgatggttgccgATGTGGGGGTGCAGGAGGTGGGGGAGCTAAGGGGAGTAACTTATTACTGCTACCAAGTTACAGCTCGTCCTGTAGCACAGTAG
- the cskmt gene encoding citrate synthase-lysine N-methyltransferase CSKMT, mitochondrial isoform X2, translating to MDKKATWDRFYTEKSKATNFKNFEWFFGFDAIRDFILPMLHSQTNSDALHVLDMGCGTSALGPCIYRYSPWPVQVTCADISAIAVRLMQEHTETKALQPQNTSSKLDFLELDCSRLHKHFGSESLDLILDKGTIDALLRSREGGAKASQVLKQCLKVLRDSGSLFQFSDEDPDARMLWLEKEGREPGVMVADVGVQEVGELRGVTYYCYQVTARPVAQ from the coding sequence ATGGACAAGAAAGCAACATGGGACCGGTTCTACACAGAAAAAAGCAAGGCAACCAACTTCAAGAATTTTGAGTGGTTCTTTGGTTTCGATGCAATCCGGGACTTCATCTTGCCCATGCTGCATTCACAGACCAACTCTGATGCCCTACATGTTCTGGACATGGGCTGTGGTACCTCTGCCCTAGGACCCTGCATATACAGATACTCTCCCTGGCCAGTGCAGGTGACCTGCGCTGACATCTCTGCTATTGCTGTGCGCCTTATGCAGGAACACACAGAAACCAAAGCCCTGCAACCTCAGAACACTTCCTCTAAGCTGGACTTCTTAGAACTGGACTGCTCTCGTCTCCACAAACACTTTGGTTCTGAGAGCCTAGACCTCATTCTAGACAAGGGCACCATAGATGCCTTGCTAAGGTCGAGGGAAGGTGGAGCAAAGGCCAGCCAGGTGCTTAAGCAGTGCCTAAAGGTGTTGAGGGACTCTGGGTCTCTCTTTCAGTTCTCGGATGAGGACCCTGATGCCAGGATGTTGTGGCTGGAGAAAGAGGGCCGGGagccaggggtgatggttgccgATGTGGGGGTGCAGGAGGTGGGGGAGCTAAGGGGAGTAACTTATTACTGCTACCAAGTTACAGCTCGTCCTGTAGCACAGTAG
- the LOC139561323 gene encoding ependymin-like produces the protein MRTFLLLMCLAVGCLAQAPHPCRSPPLLTGAMSVANEKVNAYAKYDYDALGERIRFKEMGSYENKTFGLDALLLFREGVMYTINHKNRTCKKERLKKEDFHPMEIPADAALLGQVILGSSSGPGQGLLVNTWYGERATPTGGKDKWLSTFTEFGCIPVSTTYYTDKTGWVLTTFFNIVVGIDDPQQFFPPKFCQGAKLDATADAANFYSIFKNID, from the exons ATGAGGACCTTCCTGTTGTTGATGTGCCTTGCAGTGGGCTGCCTGGCTCAGGCACCTCATCCGTGCA GGTCTCCCCCTCTTCTGACCGGAGCCATGTCAGTG GCAAATGAGAAGGTTAATGCATATGCAAAATACGACTATGACGCGTTAGGCGAGCGTATCCGCTTCAAGGAGATGGGATCTTATGAGAACAAGACATTCGGCCTGGATGCCCTTCTGCTCTTCAGAGAG GGCGTCATGTATACGATTAACCACAAGAACCGCACATGTAAGAAGGAGAGGCTGAAGAAGGAGGACTTCCACCCCATGGAGATCCCTGCAGATGCTGCTCTGCTGGGGCAGGTGATCCTAGGGAGCTCCTCTGGTCCAGGACAGGGTCTGCTGGTCAACACCTGGTATGGAGAACGTGCAACCCCAACTGGTG GTAAAGACAAGTGGTTGAGCACCTTCACTGAGTTTGGCTGCATACCTGTCAGCACAACGTACTACACGGACAAGACTGGCTGGGTGCTTACAAC CTTCTTCAACATTGTTGTTGGGATCGATGACCCCCAGCAGTTCTTCCCTCCTAAGTTCTGTCAGGGCGCTAAACTGGATGCAACTGCAGATGCAGCCAACTTCTACAGCATTTTTAAAAACATAGACTAA
- the alpk1 gene encoding alpha-protein kinase 1 isoform X1 has protein sequence MDSQEVGAMLEECHRAVSAAGLVVVEPTEEAKLNFQRYRESLSVELSMLLQEAVAMRWPFVPEKWQYKQSVTSQDKVNLKDFISLHLPQLLALLKASILAREPQWAASVVFLMDRFLYWTDESSRLLKITKLLHRHYPGTPIAPQLIIRQARVYLNDGKLQKAEYILSSLINTSGATGCWIYQSDSDRTLIQAVSVQVRGQVLQKLGLWLEAAELIWTSLVGYYALPQPDKKGIGTSLGILANILVSMSDGDFHAFKTNPGIDLCFLENDAHRLLSAAEAAKMAVVYSQYASLYVLTNVVTQGTCLLSYSFSVECPPPDKHSFLLQAKEAFEIGLLTKTGGDMVTSKQELHTFLKAAYSLTVSHKWLGTPQKTVDQARLVCREALEKFYAYCHADSQQRDALCTGVMSLITQVKLLLRVNPFLNSDKGSFIPDSYRDVVEERAVRFTLDGFSQVMGRFRQYHASVCEASEASCRRKHEGHQAGLCITALGTTATAPNTECATENHKPQKATHKEELHRDKAPNASCLAPRLLQEQELCTTLGSTEELLSNSYNKMSLKSLSSSFGSSFEKVSLNSTGSPLSYSGNKDGSVPDKINMEYLCDPNCLTEVSEDGLENGSESKSKTRKRDIRASLSAQAGSNSSTRVTSSSSTHTGSDVEQFEMIDEQSLIETVETEEECHRGGASVSVRPTGDGVVMHPGYQDKSRTSSFSSIGDSLGSQSSWQKLSLSDTSREAAAVPQIRSAAPAAVNEHRGPAATQIVPNFNVDQEAETEEDTGSPHPFGPNSAAAYHRRPPQLGSEGLIPEQCLSTEIDSSYEMVEKEIGHIANNTEPCAEEKQIPSHPNSSCYTCLKHGIMGGLVPENQYVLTEEDYIALLAGMCHGCMLKRLQSDMKFKLGKQKSAYSALLLKYSRASGLWTSRETYVYIGEPIGKQGQQRIALWVQFLHQEERLSSYVGKEYLEPKGIQFHLSDVERQMTAQYYVTEFNKRLYKEKVTAQIFFIPSEVLLILEGDEVVDCVTVEPYMLGDFVKLTNNTTKVDKRFKASEYGIAFGHFTYQFSGCQEVVVDLQGWVTANGKGLTYLTDPQIHSLRTPKGATNFAERGVSYFLKDQHGPECNSICDLLSLGKLQ, from the exons AGTCCCTGTCAGTTGAACTGAGCATGCTCCTGCAGGAGGCAGTGGCGATGAGGTGGCCCTTTGTACCAGAGAAGTGGCAGTACAAGCAGTCAGTCACTTCCCAGGACAAAGTCAACTTGAAGGACTTCATTAGTCTGCATCTACCACAGCTACTG GCTCTGCTGAAGGCGTCCATCTTGGCCAGGGAACCCCAGTGGGCGGCAAGTGTGGTCTTCCTGATGGATCGGTTCCTGTATTGGACAGATGAGTCCAGCCGGCTGCTGAAGATCACCAAGCTCCTCCACAGACACTACCCAGGAACCCCCATCGCCCCCCAGCTGATCATACGACAGGCCAGGGTCTATCTCAATGACG GTAAACTCCAGAAGGCAGAGTACATACTGAGCAGTCTCATCAACACTAGTGGAGCGACAG GTTGCTGGATATATCAGTCTGACAGTGATAGGACTCTTATCCAGGCGGTCAGTGTGCAAGTGCGTGGACAGGTTCTGCAGAAACTGG GACTGTGGCTGGAGGCTGCTGAGCTGATCTGGACCTCCCTGGTCGGCTATTACGCTCTTCCTCAACCCGATAAAAAG GGCATTGGAACGTCCCTTGGGATTCTGGCCAACATATTGGTGTCTATGAGTGATGGAGACTTCCATGCATTTAAGACCAATCCGGGCATTGACTTG TGTTTCCTTGAGAACGATGCCCACCGTCTCCTCTCAGCAGCGGAGGCAGCTAAAATGGCGGTGGTGTACAGCCAGTATGCCTCGCTGTACGTGTTAACCAATGTG gTCACCCAGGGCACCTGTCTGTTGTCCTACAGTTTCTCAGTAGAATGCCCCCCCCCGGACAAACACTCCTTCCTCCTCCAGGCCAAGGAAGCCTTTGAGATCGGCCTACTTACCAAAACAGGGGGGGACATGGTCACCAGCAAACAGGAGCTCCACACATTCCTCAAGGCAGCCTACTCTCTGACTGTCAGTCACAAGTGGCTGGGCACCCCTCAGAAGACAGTGGACCAGGCCAGATTGGTATGCCGGGAGGCTTTGGAGAAGTTCTATGCGTACTGCCATGCAGACAGCCAACAGAGAGATGCCCTTTGCACTGGAGTTATGAGTCTGATAACCCAAGTGAAGCTTCTATTGCGGGTCAATCCATTCTTGAACTCAGACAAGGGGTCGTTCATCCCAGATAGCTATAGAGACGTGGTGGAAGAGCGAGCAGTGCGGTTCACTCTGGATGGTTTCTCCCAGGTGATGGGGAGGTTCAGGCAGTACCACGCCTCAGTGTGTGAGGCCTCTGAGGCAAGCTGTAGGAGGAAACATGAAGGCCACCAGGCTGGACTCTGTATAACAGCACTGGGGACCACGGCAACGGCCCCTAACACTGAGTGTGCCACTGAGAACCACAAGCCCCAAAAAGCCACACATAAAGAAGAGTTACACAGAGACAAAGCACCCAATGCCTCTTGTTTAGCTCCAAGGTTACTGCAGGAACAGGAGCTCTGTACAACTCTGGGTAGCACTGAAGAGCTACTAAGCAATAGTTATAATAAAATGTCTCTCAAATCACTCAGTAGCAGCTTTGGGTCCTCATTTGAAAAAGTGTCTTTGAACAGCACTGGGTCTCCCCTCAGCTATAGTGGCAACAAAGATGGCAGTGTTCCGGATAAGATAAACATGGAGTATCTGTGCGATCCAAACTGTCTCACCGAGGTTAGTGAAGATGGGTTGGAAAACGGGTCAGAATCTAAAAGTAAGACCAGGAAAAGAGATATCAGAGCAAGTCTCAGTGCTCAGGCAGGATCCAACTCTTCCACCCGGGTCACTTCCTCATCATCCACCCACACCGGAAGTGATGTTGAGCAGTTTGAAATGATTGACGAACAGAGTCTAATAGAGACTGTGGAGACCGAGGAGGAGTGTCACCGAGGTGGTGCGTCAGTGTCTGTGAGACCTACAGGAGACGGGGTAGTGATGCATCCAGGGTACCAAGACAAGTCGAGGACTTCCTCCTTTAGCTCCATTGGCGACAGCCTCGGCTCCCAGTCATCATGGCAGAAACTATCCCTATCTGACACATCCCGTGAGGCAGCTGCAGTACCGCAAATACGTTCTGCAGCCCCAGCAGCTGTAAATGAACACCGAGGTCCCGCCGCCACGCAGATAGTTCCAAACTTCAATGTGGATCAGGAAGCAGAAACGGAGGAAGACACTGGATCCCCTCACCCCTTTGGGCCTAACAGTGCTGCAGCCTATCACAGAAGACCTCCACAACTAGGATCTGAGGGCCTCATCCCGGAGCAGTGTCTCTCTACAGAGATAGACAGCTCCTATGAGATGGTGGAGAAAGAGATAGGACACATAGCCAACAACACTGAACCCTGTGCTGAAGAGAAGCAGATTCCCTCTCACCCAAACTCCTCATGCTATACCTGTCTGAAGCACGGCATCATGGGTGGTCTAGTGCCTGAGAACCAGTACGTTTTGACAGAGGAGGACTACATCGCCCTCCTGGCTGGGATGTGTCATGGCTGTATGTTAAAGAGACTGCAGAGTGACATGAAATTCAAGCTTGGGAAACAGAAAAGTGCCTACA GTGCTCTCCTTCTGAAGTACTCCAGGGCCTCTGGACTGTGGACGTCCAGAGAGACCTATGTGTACATCGGAGAGCCAATAGGGAAGCAAGGCCAGCAGAGAATAGCATTATGGGTACAGTTTCTACACCAAGAGGAGAGGCTGAGTAG TTATGTGGGGAAGGAGTACCTAGAACCTAAGGGCATTCAGTTCCACCTGAGTGATGTGGAGAGGCAGATGACGGCCCAGTACTACGTGACAGAGTTTAACAAGAGACTCTACAAGGAGAAAGTGACCGCTCAGATCTTCTTCATCCCTTCAGAAGTGCTACTG ATCTTGGAGGGGGATGAGGTGGTGGACTGTGTGACAGTGGAGCCCTACATGCTGGGGGACTTTGTGAAGCTCACCAACAACACTACTAAAGTGGACAAGCGGTTCAAGGCGTCAGAATATGGAATCGCTTTCGGACATTTCACCTACCAGTTCTCTGGATGCCAAGAGGTTGTTGTCGACCTACAAG GGTGGGTGACCGCCAATGGGAAGGGGCTGACGTACCTCACAGACCCCCAGATCCACTCTCTCAGGACCCCTAAAGGTGCCACCAACTTCGCTGAGAGGGGGGTCAGTTATTTCCTCAAGGACCAGCATGGACCAGAATGCAACAGTATCTGTGACCTACTGTCACTGGGCAAACTGCAGTAA
- the alpk1 gene encoding alpha-protein kinase 1 isoform X2, giving the protein MDSQEVGAMLEECHRAVSAAGLVVVEPTEEAKLNFQRYRESLSVELSMLLQEAVAMRWPFVPEKWQYKQSVTSQDKVNLKDFISLHLPQLLALLKASILAREPQWAASVVFLMDRFLYWTDESSRLLKITKLLHRHYPGTPIAPQLIIRQARVYLNDGKLQKAEYILSSLINTSGATGCWIYQSDSDRTLIQAVSVQVRGQVLQKLGLWLEAAELIWTSLVGYYALPQPDKKGIGTSLGILANILVSMSDGDFHAFKTNPGIDLCFLENDAHRLLSAAEAAKMAVVYSQYASLYVLTNVVTQGTCLLSYSFSVECPPPDKHSFLLQAKEAFEIGLLTKTGGDMVTSKQELHTFLKAAYSLTVSHKWLGTPQKTVDQARLVCREALEKFYAYCHADSQQRDALCTGVMSLITQVKLLLRVNPFLNSDKGSFIPDSYRDVVEERAVRFTLDGFSQVMGRFRQYHASVCEASEASCRRKHEGHQAGLCITALGTTATAPNTECATENHKPQKATHKEELHRDKAPNASCLAPRLLQEQELCTTLGSTEELLSNSYNKMSLKSLSSSFGSSFEKVSLNSTGSPLSYSGNKDGSVPDKINMEYLCDPNCLTEVSEDGLENGSESKSKTRKRDIRASLSAQAGSNSSTRVTSSSSTHTGSDVEQFEMIDEQSLIETVETEEECHRGGASVSVRPTGDGVVMHPGYQDKSRTSSFSSIGDSLGSQSSWQKLSLSDTSREAAAVPQIRSAAPAAVNEHRGPAATQIVPNFNVDQEAETEEDTGSPHPFGPNSAAAYHRRPPQLGSEGLIPEQCLSTEIDSSYEMVEKEIGHIANNTEPCAEEKQIPSHPNSSCYTCLKHGIMGGLVPENQYVLTEEDYIALLAGMCHGCMLKRLQSDMKFKLGKQKSAYSALLLKYSRASGLWTSRETYVYIGEPIGKQGQQRIALWVQFLHQEERLSSYVGKEYLEPKGIQFHLSDVERQMTAQYYVTEFNKRLYKEKVTAQIFFIPSEVLLILEGDEVVDCVTVEPYMLGDFVKLTNNTTKVDKRFKASEYGIAFGHFTYQFSGCQEVVVDLQGARVYVRACACAVCVCLSMSQGG; this is encoded by the exons AGTCCCTGTCAGTTGAACTGAGCATGCTCCTGCAGGAGGCAGTGGCGATGAGGTGGCCCTTTGTACCAGAGAAGTGGCAGTACAAGCAGTCAGTCACTTCCCAGGACAAAGTCAACTTGAAGGACTTCATTAGTCTGCATCTACCACAGCTACTG GCTCTGCTGAAGGCGTCCATCTTGGCCAGGGAACCCCAGTGGGCGGCAAGTGTGGTCTTCCTGATGGATCGGTTCCTGTATTGGACAGATGAGTCCAGCCGGCTGCTGAAGATCACCAAGCTCCTCCACAGACACTACCCAGGAACCCCCATCGCCCCCCAGCTGATCATACGACAGGCCAGGGTCTATCTCAATGACG GTAAACTCCAGAAGGCAGAGTACATACTGAGCAGTCTCATCAACACTAGTGGAGCGACAG GTTGCTGGATATATCAGTCTGACAGTGATAGGACTCTTATCCAGGCGGTCAGTGTGCAAGTGCGTGGACAGGTTCTGCAGAAACTGG GACTGTGGCTGGAGGCTGCTGAGCTGATCTGGACCTCCCTGGTCGGCTATTACGCTCTTCCTCAACCCGATAAAAAG GGCATTGGAACGTCCCTTGGGATTCTGGCCAACATATTGGTGTCTATGAGTGATGGAGACTTCCATGCATTTAAGACCAATCCGGGCATTGACTTG TGTTTCCTTGAGAACGATGCCCACCGTCTCCTCTCAGCAGCGGAGGCAGCTAAAATGGCGGTGGTGTACAGCCAGTATGCCTCGCTGTACGTGTTAACCAATGTG gTCACCCAGGGCACCTGTCTGTTGTCCTACAGTTTCTCAGTAGAATGCCCCCCCCCGGACAAACACTCCTTCCTCCTCCAGGCCAAGGAAGCCTTTGAGATCGGCCTACTTACCAAAACAGGGGGGGACATGGTCACCAGCAAACAGGAGCTCCACACATTCCTCAAGGCAGCCTACTCTCTGACTGTCAGTCACAAGTGGCTGGGCACCCCTCAGAAGACAGTGGACCAGGCCAGATTGGTATGCCGGGAGGCTTTGGAGAAGTTCTATGCGTACTGCCATGCAGACAGCCAACAGAGAGATGCCCTTTGCACTGGAGTTATGAGTCTGATAACCCAAGTGAAGCTTCTATTGCGGGTCAATCCATTCTTGAACTCAGACAAGGGGTCGTTCATCCCAGATAGCTATAGAGACGTGGTGGAAGAGCGAGCAGTGCGGTTCACTCTGGATGGTTTCTCCCAGGTGATGGGGAGGTTCAGGCAGTACCACGCCTCAGTGTGTGAGGCCTCTGAGGCAAGCTGTAGGAGGAAACATGAAGGCCACCAGGCTGGACTCTGTATAACAGCACTGGGGACCACGGCAACGGCCCCTAACACTGAGTGTGCCACTGAGAACCACAAGCCCCAAAAAGCCACACATAAAGAAGAGTTACACAGAGACAAAGCACCCAATGCCTCTTGTTTAGCTCCAAGGTTACTGCAGGAACAGGAGCTCTGTACAACTCTGGGTAGCACTGAAGAGCTACTAAGCAATAGTTATAATAAAATGTCTCTCAAATCACTCAGTAGCAGCTTTGGGTCCTCATTTGAAAAAGTGTCTTTGAACAGCACTGGGTCTCCCCTCAGCTATAGTGGCAACAAAGATGGCAGTGTTCCGGATAAGATAAACATGGAGTATCTGTGCGATCCAAACTGTCTCACCGAGGTTAGTGAAGATGGGTTGGAAAACGGGTCAGAATCTAAAAGTAAGACCAGGAAAAGAGATATCAGAGCAAGTCTCAGTGCTCAGGCAGGATCCAACTCTTCCACCCGGGTCACTTCCTCATCATCCACCCACACCGGAAGTGATGTTGAGCAGTTTGAAATGATTGACGAACAGAGTCTAATAGAGACTGTGGAGACCGAGGAGGAGTGTCACCGAGGTGGTGCGTCAGTGTCTGTGAGACCTACAGGAGACGGGGTAGTGATGCATCCAGGGTACCAAGACAAGTCGAGGACTTCCTCCTTTAGCTCCATTGGCGACAGCCTCGGCTCCCAGTCATCATGGCAGAAACTATCCCTATCTGACACATCCCGTGAGGCAGCTGCAGTACCGCAAATACGTTCTGCAGCCCCAGCAGCTGTAAATGAACACCGAGGTCCCGCCGCCACGCAGATAGTTCCAAACTTCAATGTGGATCAGGAAGCAGAAACGGAGGAAGACACTGGATCCCCTCACCCCTTTGGGCCTAACAGTGCTGCAGCCTATCACAGAAGACCTCCACAACTAGGATCTGAGGGCCTCATCCCGGAGCAGTGTCTCTCTACAGAGATAGACAGCTCCTATGAGATGGTGGAGAAAGAGATAGGACACATAGCCAACAACACTGAACCCTGTGCTGAAGAGAAGCAGATTCCCTCTCACCCAAACTCCTCATGCTATACCTGTCTGAAGCACGGCATCATGGGTGGTCTAGTGCCTGAGAACCAGTACGTTTTGACAGAGGAGGACTACATCGCCCTCCTGGCTGGGATGTGTCATGGCTGTATGTTAAAGAGACTGCAGAGTGACATGAAATTCAAGCTTGGGAAACAGAAAAGTGCCTACA GTGCTCTCCTTCTGAAGTACTCCAGGGCCTCTGGACTGTGGACGTCCAGAGAGACCTATGTGTACATCGGAGAGCCAATAGGGAAGCAAGGCCAGCAGAGAATAGCATTATGGGTACAGTTTCTACACCAAGAGGAGAGGCTGAGTAG TTATGTGGGGAAGGAGTACCTAGAACCTAAGGGCATTCAGTTCCACCTGAGTGATGTGGAGAGGCAGATGACGGCCCAGTACTACGTGACAGAGTTTAACAAGAGACTCTACAAGGAGAAAGTGACCGCTCAGATCTTCTTCATCCCTTCAGAAGTGCTACTG ATCTTGGAGGGGGATGAGGTGGTGGACTGTGTGACAGTGGAGCCCTACATGCTGGGGGACTTTGTGAAGCTCACCAACAACACTACTAAAGTGGACAAGCGGTTCAAGGCGTCAGAATATGGAATCGCTTTCGGACATTTCACCTACCAGTTCTCTGGATGCCAAGAGGTTGTTGTCGACCTACAAGGTGCGCgcgtgtacgtgcgtgcgtgtgcttgtgcagtgtgcgtgtgtctgtctatgtctcAG GGTGGGTGA